The proteins below are encoded in one region of Limnochorda pilosa:
- a CDS encoding flavin reductase family protein, with translation MDPHTFRRALGRFATGVTVVTTGTPQDFHGMTANAFASVSLEPPLVLVCVDRRARTCSRIPHFGAFGVNILQEDQAPLSDRFAGRTGTQDGPPPAFHLVTAVTGTPLLEEAAVRLDCRLYQSHAAGDHVIFVGEVLEARQTGDARPLLYYAGGYHALGALDEAGPGVTPPRW, from the coding sequence TTGGATCCCCACACCTTCCGGCGTGCCCTCGGCCGCTTCGCCACGGGGGTGACCGTGGTCACCACCGGAACCCCCCAGGACTTTCACGGCATGACCGCCAACGCCTTCGCCTCGGTCTCGCTGGAACCGCCGCTGGTGCTGGTCTGCGTCGACCGCCGGGCCCGCACCTGCAGCCGTATTCCCCATTTCGGCGCCTTCGGCGTGAACATCCTCCAGGAGGACCAGGCCCCCCTGTCGGACCGGTTCGCCGGCCGCACCGGGACCCAGGACGGTCCCCCGCCGGCCTTCCACCTGGTGACCGCCGTCACCGGCACGCCCCTGCTGGAGGAGGCGGCGGTGCGGCTGGACTGCCGGCTCTACCAGAGCCACGCGGCCGGAGACCACGTCATCTTCGTGGGCGAGGTGCTGGAGGCCCGCCAGACCGGCGACGCCCGGCCCCTCCTCTACTACGCCGGAGGCTACCACGCCCTGGGCGCCCTGGACGAAGCCGGCCCGGGGGTCACTCCCCCTCGATGGTGA
- the ku gene encoding non-homologous end joining protein Ku has product MRSIWKGAISFGLLHIPVKLYPATQERRPHFRLLHRECHTPVEYRRTCPACGKELEGEEIVRGYELAPGSFVTVEDRDLDELPVPSAHTIRLLSFVPMTEIDPLYYQKGYYVEPSEGGGRAYRLLSQVLEESTRAGLARVLLRSREWLAAVASRAGILRLHTLYEAAEIRSPEGLALAPGEAPEPREKELALHLVDQMTQPFRPADFPNRWQEAFDELLRRKLQGEEAVRPAAREAEPAVSDLLSALEKSLQELEPEPAGRGN; this is encoded by the coding sequence GTGCGCAGCATCTGGAAGGGTGCCATCAGCTTCGGCTTGCTGCACATCCCCGTCAAGCTCTACCCCGCCACCCAGGAGCGCAGGCCCCACTTCCGTCTCCTCCACCGGGAGTGCCACACGCCCGTCGAGTACCGGCGGACCTGTCCCGCGTGCGGGAAGGAGCTGGAAGGGGAGGAGATCGTCCGGGGCTACGAGCTCGCCCCAGGCTCCTTCGTCACCGTGGAAGACCGGGACCTGGACGAACTTCCCGTTCCCTCGGCCCACACCATCCGGCTCTTGAGCTTCGTGCCCATGACCGAGATCGATCCCCTCTACTACCAGAAGGGGTACTACGTCGAACCGTCGGAGGGCGGCGGGCGGGCGTACCGTCTCCTGAGCCAAGTGCTGGAGGAGTCCACCCGAGCGGGGCTGGCCCGGGTGCTGCTCCGCTCCCGGGAGTGGCTGGCGGCGGTGGCCAGCCGCGCGGGGATCCTCAGGCTCCACACCCTCTACGAGGCGGCCGAGATCCGCTCCCCGGAGGGGCTGGCCCTGGCGCCCGGCGAGGCGCCCGAGCCCCGCGAGAAGGAGCTGGCCCTCCACCTGGTGGACCAGATGACCCAGCCCTTCCGCCCCGCCGACTTCCCCAATCGGTGGCAGGAGGCCTTCGACGAGTTGCTCCGGCGGAAGCTCCAGGGTGAGGAGGCGGTGCGGCCGGCCGCGCGAGAGGCGGAGCCGGCCGTCTCGGACCTCCTTTCCGCCCTGGAGAAGAGCCTGCAGGAGCTGGAGCCGGAGCCGGCGGGAAGGGGAAACTGA
- a CDS encoding glycoside hydrolase family 15 protein — protein sequence MYFVGMNPDNHVPLGNGRVLVWLDQYESYRPVDRLKQVFYPDFDLSSASLGDEGNTVLVKDRAEKIWYDPFGVVREASGQLGEVVSIDETEFVEGLGLYRVLSHKGNTAVESLTWVPRRVDAVVRRFQVRTVRGNGSQVVIHPVIQLKNASRLGAHLYLSRLSETGWLAVTCKGAVDSGAGLIADVVNDRRFTSGQHGSTPTHVIFRCEQEVPRRTFSRPVYLVLAYGRSRAEAIAAVKQVLASPDCLLAETRDEWHGWLASGTLVETGTPWLDHLWRVSLSLLRTSLQEDGLPVLVGFRPYQGNVWVRDSVWIARALAATGHLDESLRILRALRALVRERGDGYLYFAYNGTMKLPTDHTVENDSAGLLLAALATHWRHSGDRAFLAEFAPWIRYLARWILAHRDGTGMMAPCAGISEVFGPHLGRAYEHMTWSTGISAWGLLEAAGMLEALPSAAEATELRAAAAALTDRLLQTRRDGALVRSLESPRLDASALLFFRHFPLLPDLEVARPTVTAVEARLTDPFLGGVWRHEELVTEEGDLKPWVFYTFALAEAHLPLENLERSWQVAAQALSFASHCGLLPEMMYTHDLPRGLAMPSLSQSSYLHYLLGFADLEGRTLKPRPASLDSLTFRNLVHQGARFDLPAQAAAALWLEGAPPDQGSAQA from the coding sequence GTGTACTTCGTCGGCATGAACCCAGACAACCACGTGCCTCTGGGCAACGGCCGGGTGCTGGTCTGGCTGGACCAGTACGAGAGCTACCGCCCCGTGGACCGGTTGAAGCAGGTCTTCTACCCCGACTTCGACCTCTCGTCCGCGAGCCTGGGGGACGAGGGCAACACGGTCCTGGTGAAGGACCGAGCAGAGAAGATCTGGTACGATCCCTTCGGAGTGGTGCGTGAGGCCTCGGGCCAGCTGGGCGAAGTGGTCTCCATCGACGAGACGGAGTTCGTGGAGGGGTTGGGCCTCTACCGGGTGCTCTCCCACAAGGGAAACACCGCGGTGGAGAGCCTCACCTGGGTTCCCCGGAGGGTCGACGCGGTGGTGCGGCGCTTCCAGGTGCGGACCGTCCGGGGGAACGGCTCGCAGGTGGTGATCCACCCGGTGATCCAGCTGAAGAACGCCTCGCGCCTGGGGGCCCACCTCTACCTCTCGCGCCTCTCGGAGACGGGATGGCTCGCGGTGACGTGCAAGGGGGCGGTGGATTCGGGCGCCGGGCTCATCGCGGACGTGGTGAACGACCGGCGGTTCACCAGCGGCCAGCACGGCTCCACCCCCACCCACGTCATCTTCCGCTGCGAGCAGGAGGTGCCCAGGCGCACCTTCTCCCGCCCCGTCTACCTGGTGCTGGCCTACGGGCGCAGCCGGGCCGAGGCCATCGCCGCCGTGAAGCAGGTCCTCGCCTCCCCCGACTGCCTCCTGGCCGAGACCCGGGACGAGTGGCACGGTTGGCTCGCCTCCGGCACCCTGGTGGAGACGGGCACGCCATGGCTGGATCACCTCTGGCGGGTCTCCCTCAGCCTGCTGCGCACCAGCCTGCAGGAGGACGGTCTGCCTGTCCTGGTGGGCTTCCGGCCCTACCAGGGCAACGTGTGGGTGCGCGACAGCGTCTGGATCGCACGGGCCCTGGCCGCGACGGGCCACCTGGACGAGAGCCTCCGCATCCTGCGGGCGCTGCGCGCTCTGGTGCGGGAGCGGGGCGACGGCTACCTCTACTTCGCTTACAACGGCACCATGAAGCTCCCCACCGACCACACGGTGGAGAACGACTCGGCGGGGCTGCTCCTGGCCGCCCTGGCCACGCACTGGCGCCACAGCGGAGACAGGGCCTTCCTGGCGGAGTTCGCGCCGTGGATCCGGTACCTGGCCCGTTGGATCCTGGCCCACCGGGACGGGACAGGCATGATGGCCCCCTGTGCGGGGATCTCGGAGGTCTTCGGGCCGCACCTGGGCCGCGCTTACGAGCACATGACCTGGAGCACGGGGATCTCCGCCTGGGGCTTGCTGGAGGCGGCCGGGATGCTGGAGGCGCTGCCGTCGGCGGCGGAGGCGACCGAGCTGCGCGCTGCGGCCGCCGCCCTCACCGACCGGCTGCTGCAGACTCGGCGCGACGGTGCCCTGGTCCGCTCCCTGGAAAGCCCCCGCCTGGACGCGTCCGCGCTCCTCTTCTTCCGGCACTTCCCGCTCTTGCCGGACCTGGAGGTGGCCCGGCCCACGGTAACGGCCGTGGAGGCCCGGCTCACCGACCCCTTCCTGGGCGGTGTCTGGCGCCACGAGGAGCTGGTCACCGAGGAGGGGGACCTGAAACCGTGGGTCTTCTACACCTTCGCGCTGGCCGAGGCGCACCTGCCGCTGGAGAACCTGGAGCGCTCCTGGCAGGTGGCCGCCCAGGCCCTCTCCTTCGCGAGCCACTGCGGCCTCCTGCCGGAGATGATGTACACCCACGACCTGCCCCGGGGCCTGGCCATGCCCAGCCTCTCCCAGTCCAGCTACCTCCACTACCTCCTGGGCTTTGCGGACCTCGAAGGACGCACCCTCAAGCCTCGCCCGGCGTCGCTGGACTCGTTGACCTTCCGGAACCTGGTCCACCAGGGGGCGCGCTTCGACCTGCCCGCTCAGGCCGCCGCAGCCCTGTGGCTCGAGGGCGCCCCCCCGGATCAGGGGAGCGCCCAGGCTTAG
- the thrS gene encoding threonine--tRNA ligase produces MAKAEIQPVELSITLADGSVRRYPAGVTPRQVAEELGEQAGQVICARFEGELVDLDRPLEASGRLELVDPDSDDGLEVLRHSTAHLMAQALKRLHPDAQLAIGPPVENGFYYDVDLDRSLTPEDLAHIEEEMRRVVAEDLPIEREVLPAGEARRLFQERGEGYKLEILDEIQDPTVSVYRQGEFVDLCRGPHVPSTGRHRAFKLLNVAGAYWRGDASNKQLQRLYGTAFPRQEQLEAYLKLLEEAERRDHRRLGRELDLFSLHEEGPGFPFLHPKGMVIRNELETFWREEHVRRGYQEIRTPIILSQELWLRSGHWDHYRENMYFTQIDERPFAVKPMNCPGHILLYREGVKSYRDLPLRYCELGLVHRHELSGVLHGLLRVRAFTQDDAHLFVRPDQIQQEVEGVLDLMDRIYSVFGFSYQVELSTRPENSIGTDAMWEQATRALAGALEAQGRPYKVNEGDGAFYGPKIDFHLRDSIGRTWQCGTVQVDFAMPERFELEYVGSDGSRHRPVMVHRAIYGSLERFMGILIEHFAGAFPLWLAPVQAVVLPVAGAHAAYARQVRDQLREAGLRAELDDREEKLGYRIRQAEVRKVPYMLVTGGREAESGQVAVRRRGEHEQHSEPVESLIARLREEAAARR; encoded by the coding sequence GTGGCAAAGGCAGAGATTCAGCCGGTGGAGCTCTCCATCACCCTGGCCGACGGCTCGGTCCGGCGGTACCCGGCGGGGGTCACGCCCCGGCAGGTGGCCGAGGAGCTCGGTGAGCAGGCAGGTCAAGTGATCTGTGCCCGATTCGAGGGTGAGCTGGTCGACCTGGACCGGCCGCTGGAGGCGAGCGGTCGCCTGGAGCTGGTGGACCCCGACAGCGACGACGGGCTGGAGGTGCTGCGCCACTCCACCGCCCACCTGATGGCCCAGGCACTGAAACGGCTCCACCCGGACGCGCAGCTGGCCATCGGCCCTCCGGTGGAGAACGGCTTCTACTACGACGTGGACCTGGACCGCAGCCTCACCCCCGAGGATCTCGCGCACATCGAAGAGGAGATGCGGCGCGTCGTGGCCGAGGACCTGCCCATCGAGCGGGAGGTGCTGCCCGCCGGCGAGGCCCGCCGGCTCTTCCAGGAACGGGGCGAAGGGTACAAGCTCGAGATCCTGGATGAGATCCAGGACCCCACGGTGAGCGTCTACCGCCAGGGTGAGTTCGTCGACCTCTGCCGCGGCCCGCACGTGCCCTCCACCGGTCGCCACCGGGCCTTCAAGCTGCTCAACGTGGCCGGCGCCTACTGGCGGGGCGATGCCTCCAACAAGCAGCTCCAGCGGCTTTACGGAACCGCCTTCCCCCGGCAGGAGCAGCTGGAGGCGTACCTGAAGCTCCTGGAGGAGGCCGAGCGACGGGACCACCGGCGGCTGGGCCGCGAGCTGGACCTCTTCAGCCTCCACGAGGAGGGTCCCGGCTTCCCCTTCCTCCACCCCAAGGGGATGGTGATCCGAAACGAGTTGGAGACGTTCTGGCGGGAAGAGCACGTCCGCCGGGGGTACCAGGAGATCCGGACGCCCATCATCCTCAGCCAGGAGCTCTGGCTTCGCTCGGGGCACTGGGACCACTACCGGGAGAACATGTACTTCACCCAGATCGACGAGCGCCCCTTCGCCGTGAAGCCCATGAACTGCCCGGGCCACATCCTGCTCTACCGGGAGGGCGTGAAGAGCTACCGCGACCTGCCGCTCCGGTACTGCGAGCTGGGGCTGGTGCACCGCCACGAGCTCTCGGGGGTGCTCCACGGCCTCCTGCGGGTGCGAGCCTTCACCCAGGACGACGCCCACCTCTTCGTGCGTCCGGACCAGATCCAGCAGGAGGTGGAGGGGGTCCTGGACCTGATGGACCGCATCTACTCGGTCTTCGGCTTCAGCTACCAGGTGGAGCTCTCCACCCGGCCCGAGAACTCCATCGGCACCGACGCGATGTGGGAGCAGGCCACCCGCGCCCTCGCCGGCGCGCTCGAGGCCCAGGGCCGCCCCTACAAGGTGAACGAGGGGGACGGCGCCTTCTACGGTCCCAAGATCGACTTCCACCTGCGGGACTCCATCGGGCGGACCTGGCAGTGCGGCACGGTGCAGGTGGACTTCGCGATGCCCGAGCGCTTCGAGCTGGAGTACGTGGGCTCCGACGGCTCCCGGCACCGGCCGGTGATGGTCCACCGTGCCATCTACGGCTCCCTGGAGCGCTTCATGGGCATTCTCATCGAGCACTTCGCCGGCGCCTTCCCCCTCTGGCTCGCCCCGGTGCAGGCGGTGGTGCTGCCCGTGGCCGGCGCCCACGCCGCGTACGCCCGCCAGGTGCGGGACCAACTGCGGGAGGCAGGGCTGCGGGCCGAGCTCGACGACCGGGAGGAGAAGCTCGGCTACCGGATCCGCCAGGCCGAAGTCCGAAAGGTGCCCTACATGCTGGTGACCGGCGGCCGCGAGGCCGAGTCCGGCCAGGTGGCCGTGCGCCGCCGCGGTGAGCACGAGCAGCACTCCGAACCCGTCGAGTCCCTCATCGCCCGCCTGAGGGAGGAGGCAGCCGCCCGAAGGTAG
- a CDS encoding DUF445 domain-containing protein has product MWILLPLAGALIGWITNLLAVRMIFRPRDPVRIPLLGMRVQGLLPKRQADLARSVGEVVERDLLPVDELLALLELDRYREQVLEHVVGQVDERLANGWSRYLPESIRRGLVTYARSTAARETALVLDEVGVRLTEDLRSRVKLAPLVESQMARLRTDELERLLWQVAGHEFRWIEYLGAILGFAIGLGQAAVLAALR; this is encoded by the coding sequence ATGTGGATCCTCCTTCCCCTGGCGGGGGCGCTGATCGGCTGGATCACCAACCTGCTGGCGGTGCGGATGATCTTCCGCCCCCGTGACCCGGTGCGCATTCCTCTCCTGGGGATGCGGGTCCAGGGGCTGCTGCCCAAGCGCCAGGCGGACCTGGCCCGCAGCGTGGGCGAGGTGGTGGAGCGGGACCTGCTGCCCGTCGACGAGCTTCTGGCCCTCCTCGAGCTGGACCGCTACCGGGAGCAGGTGCTGGAGCACGTGGTCGGCCAGGTGGACGAGCGGTTGGCCAACGGCTGGTCCCGGTACCTCCCCGAATCGATCCGGCGGGGCCTTGTCACCTACGCCCGTTCCACCGCGGCCCGCGAGACGGCCCTGGTGCTGGACGAGGTGGGGGTGCGCCTGACCGAGGACCTGCGGAGCCGGGTGAAGCTCGCCCCCCTGGTGGAGAGCCAGATGGCGCGCCTGCGCACCGATGAGCTCGAGCGCCTCCTCTGGCAGGTGGCCGGCCACGAGTTCCGCTGGATCGAGTACCTGGGCGCCATCCTGGGCTTCGCCATCGGCCTGGGGCAGGCGGCGGTGCTCGCCGCGCTGCGGTGA
- the ligD gene encoding non-homologous end-joining DNA ligase, whose translation MTVAEAVELEAGGRRVRLTHPRKLLWPDTHPASQGGITKREFARYLLEVAPALLPHLEGRPLSLTRYPDGIEGKAFYQKRTPETAPAWLERFPVADEEGGLIPYLVARSPSDLAWLAQVAALEIHPWLSRTTAPDHPDRLVFDLDPDPPSGLEESRRVAQVVRRGLQELGLRGYPKYSGASGIHVYLALVPGRYTYRTTRRFVEELGRLVARLAPDRVTQERLVRRRAGRVYVDHLQNLKGKTIVAPYAPRPLPGAPVSTPVTWEELAQPGHRPLYLREMPARLAGTGDLFAPLLSEPASLDEALRLLAPDALPEREEAPARV comes from the coding sequence ATGACCGTGGCTGAGGCCGTCGAGCTGGAGGCGGGAGGGCGCCGGGTTCGCCTGACCCATCCCCGGAAGCTCCTCTGGCCGGACACCCACCCCGCGTCCCAGGGAGGCATCACCAAGCGCGAGTTCGCCCGCTACCTGCTCGAGGTGGCCCCGGCGCTGCTTCCCCACCTGGAGGGCCGCCCCCTCTCCCTGACCCGGTACCCGGACGGGATCGAGGGCAAGGCCTTCTACCAGAAGCGGACTCCCGAGACCGCGCCCGCCTGGCTCGAACGCTTCCCCGTGGCCGACGAGGAAGGCGGCCTCATCCCTTACCTGGTGGCCCGCTCGCCGTCGGACCTGGCCTGGCTCGCCCAGGTCGCGGCCCTGGAGATCCACCCCTGGCTCTCGCGCACCACCGCGCCCGATCACCCGGATCGCCTTGTCTTCGACCTGGATCCGGACCCGCCCTCGGGCCTGGAGGAGAGCCGCCGGGTGGCGCAGGTGGTCCGCCGAGGCCTGCAGGAGCTGGGCCTCCGGGGGTACCCCAAGTACTCGGGGGCCAGCGGCATCCACGTCTACCTGGCGCTGGTGCCGGGGCGCTACACCTACCGGACCACCCGCCGCTTCGTGGAGGAGCTGGGCCGGCTCGTGGCCCGGCTCGCCCCCGACCGGGTCACCCAGGAGCGCCTGGTGCGCCGGCGGGCCGGCAGGGTCTACGTGGACCACCTGCAGAACCTGAAGGGGAAGACCATCGTCGCCCCCTACGCGCCGCGCCCGCTCCCGGGCGCCCCGGTCTCCACGCCGGTCACCTGGGAGGAGCTGGCCCAGCCGGGCCACCGGCCCCTCTACCTGCGGGAGATGCCGGCCCGGCTCGCCGGCACGGGGGACCTCTTCGCCCCGCTCCTCTCAGAGCCCGCCTCCCTCGACGAGGCGCTGCGGCTGCTCGCGCCCGATGCTCTCCCCGAGCGGGAGGAGGCGCCCGCCCGGGTGTGA
- the ligD gene encoding non-homologous end-joining DNA ligase, with translation MGALPLLRPMLASPGEPLSSPDYLYEVKWDGFRCLAYLEEGTRLLSRRGHLLNEAFPELAGLDRWLPQGQPLILDGELVVLEGARPAIHALQERLARHGPVPGAPPASLVVFDLLYLKGRPQMDRPLEERRRALEELLAQVAARAPVHLSAPLPAAGRRLLEAASARGLEGVMAKRLASPYRPGRRSPDWLKIRRRPGLEAAVVGYTQQAGEVRSLAIARPQGDGWRYAGHVASGLSPRLGRQLLPLLERWRTPRAPVPLPLPRGAHFGPPPEVGTLWVTPRLVVEVEYLEVTSAGLLRHPSLKGLRPDKAPEELRDDRG, from the coding sequence ATGGGCGCGCTCCCGCTCCTGCGGCCCATGCTGGCCAGCCCCGGCGAGCCTCTGTCGTCCCCCGACTACCTCTACGAGGTGAAGTGGGACGGCTTCCGCTGTCTGGCCTACCTGGAGGAGGGAACGCGCCTCCTCAGCCGCCGGGGCCACCTGCTCAACGAGGCCTTCCCCGAGCTGGCCGGCCTGGACCGCTGGTTGCCCCAGGGCCAGCCGCTGATCCTGGACGGGGAGCTGGTGGTACTGGAGGGGGCACGCCCCGCCATCCACGCGCTGCAGGAGCGCCTCGCCCGGCATGGGCCCGTTCCCGGGGCGCCGCCTGCCAGCCTGGTGGTCTTCGACCTCCTCTACCTGAAGGGCCGGCCGCAGATGGATCGGCCGCTGGAGGAGCGGCGGCGCGCGCTGGAGGAGCTTCTCGCCCAGGTCGCGGCCAGGGCCCCGGTGCACCTGTCCGCGCCCCTGCCGGCCGCGGGCCGCCGGTTGCTGGAGGCGGCCTCCGCCCGGGGGTTGGAGGGCGTGATGGCCAAGCGCCTGGCCAGCCCCTACCGCCCCGGGCGTCGTTCGCCCGACTGGCTCAAGATCCGGCGCCGGCCCGGGCTGGAGGCCGCCGTGGTGGGATACACGCAGCAGGCGGGCGAGGTCCGTTCGCTCGCCATCGCCCGCCCGCAGGGGGATGGCTGGCGCTATGCGGGCCACGTGGCCAGCGGCCTCTCCCCCCGCCTGGGACGGCAGCTCCTGCCGCTCCTGGAGCGATGGCGCACCCCCCGGGCGCCCGTCCCCCTGCCGCTCCCCCGCGGGGCGCACTTCGGGCCGCCCCCCGAGGTCGGCACCCTCTGGGTGACGCCCCGGCTGGTGGTGGAGGTGGAGTACCTGGAGGTCACGTCGGCCGGGCTCCTCCGCCACCCGAGCCTCAAGGGCCTCCGGCCCGACAAGGCGCCCGAGGAGCTGAGGGATGACCGTGGCTGA